The Planctomycetaceae bacterium genome includes the window GCCCATGGAAAACGAACTGTCAGGCTTTTTAAGCACGCATGGAAAACCAAGCTGCTCACCAATCTGTCCGGCATTGTCGCGGTGAACAACGATGGACTTTGGAATATCCACCTTTTGCCGCGTCATCATTTCGGCCAGAAAGACCTTGTTTGTACAGCGGCAAATGGAAACCGGATCGTCGATGACCACCAGACCTTCACTGGCCGCCCGGCGCGAAAACCGATAGGTATGATGGTTGATCGCTGTGGTCTCGCGGATAAACAGTGAATCGAATTCCAGCAGTCGTCCGCTGTCATCTCGTGTGATCAGTTCGGCATAGACGCTTTGTTCCCTGGCGGCTTTGATGAACTTCTTCAGGGCCGTGGGATCGGACGGCGCGTTATGCAGTTCGGCCGGATTGGTCAGGATCGCCATATCGAAACGCGTTCGTCGGGGTGATTTGACCGAGGCACGACGTGAAAAATACCGCGTTGCGGATTCGGCCACGAATTCTCGATGTGATTCGGGCACTTCGGACCCGGCCACGGCTGCGACACGACGAATCTGCCAGCGTCCGTCACGGCGATTCAGTTCGAACTTCATCAACGGGACAGGAAACAGGTTGAATAAATGCTGGGCGAGGCGTTCGTAACGTTTGGCAAAGTTGCGGCCAAAATAGATGCTCAGCGTGAAGTCATCCGAAGTCAGGCTGGAGAGGCTCTGCTGCAGGATTTCGTCGACTTCATCTGGTATCAGTCTGGAAACGCCACGCGACTTCAGATCCTGAACCGTGATCACACCGGGCAGGGGCTTATGACCACGTGCTTCGGCCAGCAGCGAGACGTAATACCCCAGACTCTGATAGCGGTAGGACCGACACAGATTGAAAACACGCGTCGCGCGTGTCTTGCCGGCCTGATCGAGCGTTTCCGGAGAAGTTAAGTAGGTCCAGGCATCGATCTTATCGACGCCCGGGATTTCAAACGGCCAGTCGTCCGGGTGGGACGTGACTATCAAGACGGGCATTCGTGATCCTGTTCACAAGCCGCTCGCAGCCGAAACAGGTGATGCTCCACCCATTCTTGATCGACTGCGCCGGCGGAAGTTTAACGTCCGTCCGTCCACGTCAAATGGCGACTTGCCCATTCCAGGAAAAAATCGTGATCCTTTTCTACAAGTCGGACAGCGGACATTTAAGGGAGAACCGTTGATGGAATCACAACTGCGGACCGCATGGCGTACCACGCAGCAATGCGACTCGCCATTGTCTGCGTCAACGCTTCAGGGCTGTGCCGCATGGCCGAACTTTCACAGGTCGGTGGCTCGTCATGCAGTGAAACTTCTTCAAGCGTAACGACCGAATTGCAGTTGCCGCCGGACGTGCCCGTGGTCTGCAGGTTGCCAATGTTCCAGGAAGCGGACGTGGACGAGATGATCTGTTGCGTCTGTCCATCCAGAATCGTCAGGCGTAAGGTTGCAGCAAGCGGAGAGTAGGGACGGAATTCCATAACCCGAATCTGAAGGCACCGCGCAGGAGTTTCCGGCACGACATCGACAACAGTCGGAAAGACCGGGGATTCCGGCGGCGTGATTGAGTGTGGTTCCTGAAATGAAACGGTAATCACATCCTGGGAAGAGGGCATGAACTCCTGCGGAGCACTGGGGTATGCGACGACCGGTTGCCATGCGACACAGTGCGTGCTTGAGACGGCTAATTCGATCTCCCGTGCCACAAGAGTCGCAAGCCGTTCGGAAAACCGGACCTGCACGGGATCAGCCGCACACTGCACGGCGAGCCCCAGAACCTGTGGTGCACCTGTCGACGCGTCCCACGGGCTGAAACGTTGTCGGACAGGAGAACGGCCGACAGGTGCTTCGGGTACCGTTTCGCATCCGGTCGAAACCAGAAGAAGGCTCAGGAAAACGGAGGCGAAGAATGGCGTCAGAACATCAGCACGTTGCATGGAACGACGGCCTCCATCTGCTGCGGGTCCGGAAAACAGCCCGAATGGTCACGGGCGCCGCTGTCCCTGCAACAGAGAGGCAGCATTCAACGAATTTGATCAGCCACTGACGCTTTTCCACCGCGATTGGCGAGTCCTGTTCTGTCGGGCAACCCGCTTTGCATACAGCCTTAATTCATTTGCGGATCAAGTGGTGGAATCGGCTGCAACGGTGACTGTGCGCCCACAGAACCCGACTGCAGCATCTGCTGAAGCTGGTCGAACATCTCCCGCTCCGCCTGAATCTGGCGGCGGGTAATATCTTCGCGGCGCTCACTCTCCGATTTATAGTAGTTCACGTCCGATGACAGTCTCTGAACCTGTCGGTTCATGGATTGCATGACATCCGCCATCGCCGAGTTGGTTCTTTTGGCCGATTCAATTTGTTCTTTGAGGTCGACAATTTCTTCCTGCAGCTGATCCGTTGCGTTTCGACATTCCTGTAATTCGTTATCTGTCACAGCCATCGTCGGCATCGGCGGACACGCTCCCGGATTCACCATGACAGTCGACGGCACTGCGGGAACAGCCATCGGCGCAGCCGTTTGGGGATTCGATCCTGCTTGTTGTGTTGCCCACGGCGCGCTGCAGGTGGGCGTCTGCACAGCGGTCGCTATTCCTGCGCAGTGGGGACATTCCTTTTCCTTCTTTATTCCGGGCCACGATGCACAGCCCGAGGTGGAAGCAAAGATTGCTGACACCAAAAGGCCAGTGGAAAGGAGCGAAGAAGCTGGAAATCCAAAGTTCATGACCTGCATCCGTACCGTGAGAACCACGAAAACGTTCAATCCTGATGGATGTATCGGTCAGCGAAGCAATGCCAATTGTGCGGATTGAATGACGAAGACCCGCCGCATGGGGAAAGCCCCATGGGGTCAATTGCCCAGTCAGTGGGTCCACGCTTTCGGGACTTGCCCAACCTTGAAATTGAATGGCAAAACCAGCGGAATGGCACATTCGCTGTCCGAGTCACGCTCGAAAAGGCGGCCCCGAATGCAGGTCAACGATGGTTCGAAGACCGGCCTCTTCGCAGGGCCCCCCCCACCTCAGGGAGTTCGAGTAAATTGCGAGACAACGTCTTCGAGTGCTGCGGAATAGGCTGCCAATGCTGCCGCATCGAAGAGCACAAAGCGAGTTAATGCAGGTTCTTTGTGCCATTTGATGAAGTCGACGATTGTCTTGAGTGACGTTCGTGCGGCCAGATCCAGCGGATATCCATAGACCCCTGTGCTGATGGCAGGAAAAGCGATACTGCTGCACTTGTGTTCGAGCGACAATTTCATGCATTTGCGGTAGGCCGACGCAAGCATCTGAGGTTCGTTGTCTCTTCCGCCGCGCCAAACCGGTCCCACCGCATGAAAGACATGTTTTGCATTCAGGTTGCCGGCCACGGATTCCACTGCGTTTCCGGTCGCACAGCCTTCCGGGTACCGAGCATTGGTGTCCTGCATTATCGCTGGTCCGCCGACACGATGGATTGCGCCGTCGACACCAGCACCACCGGCGAGCCCGGAGTTGGCTGCGTTGACAATTGCATCGACTGACTGCTGGGTGATATCGCCCTGAACAAGTTCGAGCTGGCAGTTTCCAATATTTACTTTCATGAACCCCTGTCCGTCCACTTTCGAAATTCTGCGATTCAAATCCTGACCGGCCCGCGTGCAGGGAAATCGAGCGAATGCACCTGCCGAACAACTCCCCCCCGCGAACCTGCGGACCCTGCCTCTCCATCAGCGTTCATTGGGCGTCCGATGCCGAATGGCCTGCCCTCCGCTGGTGTTTATCAGAAGCGAAGGTTGATCGTTTGGCGACTGGTTGCAACGGGTTGGTCACACGAAATCATCTGTTTTCGTAACTTTGCGACATGAACGGCCACCGCATCTGCTGCCACTCTGTGATCAGGGGATTCACTGAAGGCCTGTCGATTGGCAAACTGAAGAGCAGTGATCTTGTAGTCCTGACGCAGCACCTTGTTCGCAATCCAGGAGACAAAAGGACCGACAAAACGAGTGGGCCATCCCAGTTGATATCGCAGCTGGATGAATGCCAGAGTCTGGCCGCCGTTAAGTGGACCAATGGGAGTGCAGGCGATCATCGCCAGAAAACGCGGAACGCGGTTGATGGTGTAGGTCACACGAACCAGATTCGGTAGAAGAAATTCGTCCGTATGCTGCACGCCAACCGAGTCCCCAAACAGATAACTCATGCCCGGCCCGACTTTCTCGTGTCGTTCTGCATAATCCACACGAACACCCTTCGCATGGCTGGTTATGGTCAACTGATGGTCGGTCGGTTCGCCGCTGCTGCGGATGATTCCATCGTGGACAATCGCGGTGTGCGTGGGATCCATGAAGTTGTCAATGAGCAATTCTTCGGAGGTTGCAAATTCAAGCATTCTGAACCTGCGGGGCCAATGCTCGAAACTGCTCAAATCCGGCAACGAGCTTTCGCTGGACAACGTCTTGCAAAGCGAAATCCAAACGAATCCATCCGCTTCGCGCAATGAATAAACGGGGATTCTGGAACAAATTTTCTCGGCCGCGCACGAGTCGCTCGGAACGGAAGTCACTTTCCCGGTTTGGTCGTACTGCCAACCATGATACGGGCAAACGAGCGTGTTTCCGGAATAGTCTTTCACTTCGAGGGGAGCTTTTTGATGCAGGCAACAGTCATCCATGGCATGGATGCAATCGTCTGTGTCTCTCCAGATCAGCAGAGGGCGGTCATAGATTCGTCGTCTGAGCGCACGTCCGCGTCGAAGTTCGGTGGAGAACGCGATGGCGTGCCAGAAATTCTGCAGGTAACCAATCGATTCAATCACGGGAATCGCGAATCCGGATAAGATTGTTTGCCAGACGGACACTGCGTCGAACGTTCTCAGGCTTTCAGTTGATCCACAGTGTACTCAGACTGCTCACAACGGTTAAGTTTCAGCACTTCGACTTCCGTCGTAATCTCCGTTTGCAAACGATCGATCGTGTCAGAGAAATTCTTTCAGCGAATTAACTATTCTTCCAGCACAGAAGACAGCGAAGCCGAATTGAGTGCGCTTCGGCTGTCCGATTCGGATTCTGTTGTCTGCATCACCGGTAGCGGCGCCCGATCTCTGGATCTGCTGACTGCAACACCGGCACGCATCGTCAGCGTTGATTTTTCTGCGGCCCAGAATCACCTGCTTCAGCTCAAGATTGCCGGATACCGTCACCTGGACTATCAGGACTTTCTACACTTCACCGGCTGCCATTTGTCCCCTCGAACAGAACAACTGGCAGACCAGATGCTGTCGTATTTGCCCGCCGACAGTCGCGAATTCTGGAAGCAGAACAGGCCGGCTCTCAAAGGAGGCCTGTTGTATTGTGGCACCTGGGAAAAACTGCTGCGACAAATGTCGCGGGCCACATGTCTGCGGCAAAGACACGTCGATGGCTTGCTGAATGCGGCCGACCTTAATGAGCAACGCGACTACTGGCGTCAGCACTGGGCGGGGTCTTTCTTTCGCAATTTTCTTCGAATCCTGTCAAACCGGTTTCTGTGGACAAGGATCATTCGCGAACCCGGAGCACGATTGATTCCACGGGAATTCAATGTTGCGGACTATCTCTATTCGTGCCTTCAGCAGATGGCAAATCATTCGCTGCTGCGGGAGAATCCCTACGCAAACCTGATTTTCTGCGGCAGGTACACAACGCATTGTCGGCTGCCAATTCATCTGCAGGAAGAGAACTTCGAACACATCCGGGACAACCTGGATCGTATTCACATTCACACCGCCCCGATTGATACATTTCTTTTGAGTCAGGAGCGATGCTTTGACGCTTTTTCGCTATCGGACTTTGCATCCTATGCAACCCCGGAAGCCTACCAGAACATCTGGCGGGCTGTAGCTGGTGCGGCCAAACCGGGTGCACGTTTTTGCGAACGGTTCTTCCTTGTGAAGTACGAACAGATGAACGCGTTGAAAGTTCGAAATTCTGAGTTGGAAGAACAGCTCAGGAAAATGGATCACACTTGTCTGTATACATTTCACGCCGGCGCGTTAGCCGGAGCCATTGGAGAGGATCGCAATGAGCAGCAGAGGAATGAGCGGCAGAGGGATGAGCAGTAGAAATCGGATCAGTGTGGTGAACAGGACGGGGCCATGAACGCAGAAATAACTGCTGCAGAATTCTGTGTGCCGGGCGACATACAAACTGCCGAACAACTTGCGACACTGCTGAAGTGTGACGTCGACTGGCTGGAAAACAAGATGGGCGTTGCCACGCGTTACACCTGCAGGCCGGGTGATGATCCTGCGTTCTTCGCCAGCATCCCGGCTCGCCGGGCAATGGAACAACGCGGCGCACCGGATTTGATAATCTATGCAAGCGCGACGGTCCGACAATTCATCCCCGACACTTCCGTCTTTGTTGCTCGCGAACTGGGGCTTGATGGTGTGCCCTGCTTTTGTGTTCATGCCACCTGCCTGTCTTTTCTGATTGCACTTAACCATGCCAGTCTCGT containing:
- a CDS encoding RimK family protein, giving the protein MPVLIVTSHPDDWPFEIPGVDKIDAWTYLTSPETLDQAGKTRATRVFNLCRSYRYQSLGYYVSLLAEARGHKPLPGVITVQDLKSRGVSRLIPDEVDEILQQSLSSLTSDDFTLSIYFGRNFAKRYERLAQHLFNLFPVPLMKFELNRRDGRWQIRRVAAVAGSEVPESHREFVAESATRYFSRRASVKSPRRTRFDMAILTNPAELHNAPSDPTALKKFIKAAREQSVYAELITRDDSGRLLEFDSLFIRETTAINHHTYRFSRRAASEGLVVIDDPVSICRCTNKVFLAEMMTRQKVDIPKSIVVHRDNAGQIGEQLGFPCVLKKPDSSFSMGVVKVHSSEELKSRLDEFFGESDLLLAQEYLPTTFDWRIGILDRKPLFACRYYMAPGHWQIIRQETHGSGRYGKVETLPVELAPAKAVKSALKAANLIGDGLYGVDVKESNGRFVVIEVNDNPNINAGVEDAVLKDELYRRIVEVFVRRMEHKRARYDVA
- a CDS encoding macro domain-containing protein, translated to MKVNIGNCQLELVQGDITQQSVDAIVNAANSGLAGGAGVDGAIHRVGGPAIMQDTNARYPEGCATGNAVESVAGNLNAKHVFHAVGPVWRGGRDNEPQMLASAYRKCMKLSLEHKCSSIAFPAISTGVYGYPLDLAARTSLKTIVDFIKWHKEPALTRFVLFDAAALAAYSAALEDVVSQFTRTP
- a CDS encoding Rieske 2Fe-2S domain-containing protein, with amino-acid sequence MIESIGYLQNFWHAIAFSTELRRGRALRRRIYDRPLLIWRDTDDCIHAMDDCCLHQKAPLEVKDYSGNTLVCPYHGWQYDQTGKVTSVPSDSCAAEKICSRIPVYSLREADGFVWISLCKTLSSESSLPDLSSFEHWPRRFRMLEFATSEELLIDNFMDPTHTAIVHDGIIRSSGEPTDHQLTITSHAKGVRVDYAERHEKVGPGMSYLFGDSVGVQHTDEFLLPNLVRVTYTINRVPRFLAMIACTPIGPLNGGQTLAFIQLRYQLGWPTRFVGPFVSWIANKVLRQDYKITALQFANRQAFSESPDHRVAADAVAVHVAKLRKQMISCDQPVATSRQTINLRF
- a CDS encoding DUF3419 family protein gives rise to the protein MSEKFFQRINYSSSTEDSEAELSALRLSDSDSVVCITGSGARSLDLLTATPARIVSVDFSAAQNHLLQLKIAGYRHLDYQDFLHFTGCHLSPRTEQLADQMLSYLPADSREFWKQNRPALKGGLLYCGTWEKLLRQMSRATCLRQRHVDGLLNAADLNEQRDYWRQHWAGSFFRNFLRILSNRFLWTRIIREPGARLIPREFNVADYLYSCLQQMANHSLLRENPYANLIFCGRYTTHCRLPIHLQEENFEHIRDNLDRIHIHTAPIDTFLLSQERCFDAFSLSDFASYATPEAYQNIWRAVAGAAKPGARFCERFFLVKYEQMNALKVRNSELEEQLRKMDHTCLYTFHAGALAGAIGEDRNEQQRNERQRDEQ